A window of Hippea jasoniae contains these coding sequences:
- a CDS encoding 2Fe-2S iron-sulfur cluster-binding protein encodes MADTVKIKINGKEYEAKKGETILDVARRNGVYIPAICYSDRFGAIGACRICAVEIVGMKKPMLSCAFKVKDGMEVLTDSEKVIEQRKKIVWEWDKFHPLQCGVCDKSGECDLQDINYELNITENPLEEEADPLSVPNRSIHHEWRIIHHDANLCIQCRRCVTICDKVVNFGILAMVKKEWGGREVDTKDGKPLECEFCGQCVSICPTGAMSSKLFKYKARPWEMEKVPTTCQFCASGCQMDLNVKDNKVLRVTSKDDTPNLANLCNLGRFNYSVIDRRLSDYYVNGRQTTKESALDKAVKLISSTKPENIAAICGGRETVEDQLMLRFFLDDVVKSNNVDSFASTHIAKLYSVLPEGVAAFNNIRDMEDCDLIFAFGGDFANEMPRLDWQITRNVKLLGVSKLITAYWRDTKIDTLGSNPLRYAVGDELKFLNSLAANLSKALGVDIPVEDGGYEIAQETLELISSAKKVAFVVGQEALERPFGDEIAKAISNLLMLVKDKVRLYVSSKYNNAYGAIFSGLTNGFGLFGKKTERVFNIYDLKEKVLDGSVKTLILMNADLHTLFSDSDVDEISSKANIILFDSYPSRMTSKAAVVLPTTTFAATDGHYINIEGKLNRVSKAIDEGFETAYQLLVEMAEKLGTKLGMGKVQEALKGEFAIQPSVESFVSTSNSSFEFAEEFKGALIYSKFRSGIFSSFGDGASIASPEGWVELSKTDAEKLGVSTGDRVTVSGEGSIEAVVRVDEAQPEGVAGVTLWYDGLNGFNVAGSLNNLFSAKITKGE; translated from the coding sequence ATGGCGGATACTGTAAAAATAAAGATTAATGGCAAAGAGTATGAGGCAAAAAAAGGCGAAACCATCCTTGATGTAGCAAGAAGAAACGGCGTTTATATACCCGCTATCTGCTACTCAGACAGATTTGGCGCAATCGGTGCTTGTAGGATCTGTGCTGTTGAGATAGTGGGAATGAAAAAACCGATGCTGTCCTGCGCTTTTAAGGTTAAAGATGGCATGGAGGTTTTGACAGATAGCGAAAAGGTTATTGAGCAGAGAAAAAAGATCGTTTGGGAGTGGGATAAATTCCACCCATTGCAGTGTGGTGTCTGCGATAAAAGTGGTGAATGTGATCTACAGGATATCAATTATGAATTAAATATCACAGAAAACCCACTTGAAGAGGAGGCTGATCCATTAAGCGTTCCCAACAGAAGCATTCATCATGAGTGGCGAATTATCCATCACGATGCAAATCTATGTATCCAGTGTAGAAGATGCGTAACTATCTGCGATAAGGTTGTCAATTTTGGTATTCTGGCAATGGTTAAGAAAGAGTGGGGTGGTAGAGAGGTTGACACAAAAGATGGCAAACCGCTTGAATGTGAGTTCTGCGGACAGTGCGTAAGCATCTGCCCGACAGGCGCTATGAGCTCAAAGCTGTTTAAATACAAAGCACGCCCCTGGGAGATGGAGAAAGTTCCCACCACATGTCAGTTTTGTGCATCGGGATGTCAGATGGACTTGAATGTAAAGGATAATAAGGTTTTAAGGGTTACCTCTAAAGATGATACACCAAATCTGGCAAACCTCTGTAATCTTGGAAGGTTTAACTATTCTGTGATTGATAGGAGACTTTCTGATTACTATGTCAATGGACGCCAGACAACAAAAGAATCGGCTCTCGATAAGGCTGTAAAGTTAATATCTTCAACAAAACCGGAAAACATCGCTGCTATTTGTGGTGGTAGAGAGACTGTTGAAGATCAGCTTATGTTAAGATTTTTCCTTGATGATGTCGTTAAATCCAACAATGTTGACTCATTTGCCTCAACCCACATTGCAAAGCTATACAGCGTTCTTCCCGAGGGTGTAGCAGCGTTTAACAACATAAGGGATATGGAGGATTGCGATCTGATTTTTGCCTTCGGTGGCGATTTTGCAAACGAGATGCCCAGACTCGACTGGCAGATAACAAGAAATGTTAAGCTGCTGGGTGTTTCAAAACTGATTACAGCATACTGGCGCGATACGAAGATAGATACCCTGGGCAGCAATCCTTTGAGGTATGCAGTTGGCGATGAACTTAAGTTTTTAAACTCCCTTGCGGCAAATCTGTCGAAAGCCCTGGGTGTTGATATACCTGTTGAAGACGGTGGTTATGAGATTGCTCAGGAGACTTTGGAACTTATAAGTTCAGCAAAGAAGGTTGCTTTTGTAGTGGGTCAGGAGGCGTTAGAAAGACCATTTGGAGATGAAATTGCAAAGGCTATAAGCAATCTGCTTATGCTGGTAAAGGATAAAGTAAGACTGTATGTTTCAAGTAAATACAACAACGCATATGGAGCTATCTTTAGCGGTTTAACAAATGGTTTTGGTTTGTTTGGCAAAAAGACAGAGAGGGTTTTCAATATCTATGATCTAAAAGAAAAGGTTTTGGATGGCTCTGTTAAGACATTGATCTTGATGAATGCAGACCTTCATACGCTTTTTAGCGATAGCGATGTTGATGAAATATCCTCAAAAGCCAATATTATTTTGTTTGATAGTTATCCAAGTAGAATGACCTCAAAAGCAGCTGTTGTCTTGCCCACTACAACTTTTGCTGCAACTGATGGGCATTACATCAATATTGAGGGTAAGCTAAACAGGGTTTCGAAGGCAATTGATGAGGGTTTTGAGACAGCATATCAATTGCTTGTTGAAATGGCTGAAAAATTGGGTACAAAACTTGGAATGGGTAAAGTGCAGGAGGCTTTAAAGGGAGAGTTTGCTATTCAGCCCTCTGTTGAAAGCTTTGTCTCTACATCCAACAGCAGTTTTGAATTTGCTGAAGAGTTTAAGGGTGCACTTATCTACTCCAAGTTTAGAAGCGGCATATTCTCATCATTTGGCGATGGAGCATCGATTGCATCACCTGAGGGCTGGGTTGAGTTGAGCAAGACAGATGCAGAAAAGCTGGGTGTATCAACAGGTGATAGGGTAACAGTTTCAGGTGAAGGTTCCATTGAAGCTGTTGTTAGAGTTGATGAGGCTCAACCCGAGGGCGTTGCAGGTGTGACATTGTGGTATGATGGTTTAAACGGCTTCAATGTAGCCGGTTCGTTAAATAACCTATTCAGTGCAAAAATAACGAAGGGTGAGTAG
- the nuoK gene encoding NADH-quinone oxidoreductase subunit NuoK, with amino-acid sequence MFSEYLIVSALLIAIGATGVMIRRNFMIVLMSLEVMINGAGLLLITMSYYLGNVSGQVMFIFVAAVAASETAIGLAIAVMMYKSKKSVDVNDFSILRK; translated from the coding sequence ATGTTTAGCGAATATTTGATTGTATCTGCACTGCTAATAGCCATTGGCGCCACAGGCGTTATGATCAGGCGTAACTTTATGATTGTATTGATGTCGCTTGAGGTGATGATAAACGGTGCGGGATTGCTGCTTATTACAATGTCTTACTATTTGGGTAATGTTTCAGGTCAGGTGATGTTTATATTTGTGGCTGCGGTTGCTGCATCTGAGACGGCTATAGGCCTGGCTATTGCAGTGATGATGTATAAATCAAAAAAGAGCGTGGATGTGAACGACTTCTCAATCTTAAGAAAGTGA
- a CDS encoding NADH-quinone oxidoreductase subunit J family protein, whose amino-acid sequence MEAIVFYIIALITVGSALGVVLSKNPYRAALWMVLTFFGIAGLFVMLHAQFNAMLQIIVYAGAIAVMIMLTMMVMDRRTIEGLKRFNSHAYFPALIGAGLLLDLAYLAIKVKIDLANAGKNLTMDGSNTKMIGEILFKHYLFPFEVTAIILLVALLGAVVLTKREIK is encoded by the coding sequence ATGGAAGCAATTGTATTTTACATTATCGCACTTATAACGGTTGGTTCGGCTTTAGGGGTTGTGTTGAGCAAAAACCCATATCGGGCGGCTCTGTGGATGGTGTTGACATTCTTTGGCATTGCTGGGCTGTTTGTTATGCTGCATGCACAGTTTAATGCTATGCTGCAGATTATTGTATATGCTGGAGCCATCGCCGTTATGATAATGCTAACTATGATGGTCATGGATAGGCGAACCATCGAAGGTCTTAAGAGATTTAATTCTCATGCATACTTTCCTGCTCTAATCGGTGCTGGATTGCTGTTGGATCTTGCTTATCTGGCAATAAAGGTAAAAATTGACCTTGCCAATGCTGGCAAAAATCTCACGATGGACGGCTCCAATACAAAGATGATAGGTGAAATTTTGTTTAAACACTACCTATTCCCCTTTGAAGTTACAGCGATAATCCTCCTTGTTGCACTGCTTGGCGCTGTTGTTCTGACAAAAAGGGAGATAAAGTAA
- the nuoD gene encoding NADH dehydrogenase (quinone) subunit D: MNETYRVNNEREVIINVGPQHPATHGVLRYVVKLDGERIVDSDPQVGFLHRGIEKLAENMTYQQFNPYTDRLDYLAAMNNNLAYAMAVEKLLGIDKEIPERAQYIRVIMAELGRIASHLVWLATHALDIGAMTVFLYCFREREYILDMYEMACGNRLTYNYIRIGGVARDLPDGFMDKLKEFVKLFPKKVKEYHTLLTKNRIWLKRTKDVGYISKEDAINYGIAGPCTRGSGVDWDLRRDMPYLVYPELDFEIPVYDEGDVYARYLVRMDEMVQSNKILEQCIEKIPDGPAMIDKPEYVWEPKERLMMNNYALMKHFVKVVKGIKAPAGEVYFGAENPKGELGFYIYSTGEGKPYRLKIRSPSFINISAMPKMVKGGLIADIISVIGSLDFVFGECDR, from the coding sequence ATGAATGAAACTTACAGGGTTAATAATGAAAGAGAGGTTATAATCAATGTTGGTCCGCAACATCCAGCCACACATGGCGTTTTGAGGTATGTGGTAAAGCTGGATGGTGAGAGGATTGTAGACTCCGACCCCCAGGTAGGTTTTTTGCATAGGGGTATAGAGAAACTTGCCGAAAACATGACCTATCAGCAGTTTAACCCCTATACAGATAGGCTGGATTACCTTGCTGCCATGAACAACAACCTTGCCTATGCAATGGCGGTGGAGAAGCTTTTAGGAATAGATAAAGAGATTCCTGAAAGAGCTCAGTATATCAGGGTTATTATGGCTGAGCTTGGAAGGATTGCATCGCATCTTGTCTGGCTTGCTACCCATGCCCTTGATATTGGTGCTATGACGGTTTTCCTCTACTGCTTCAGGGAGAGGGAATATATACTTGATATGTATGAGATGGCATGCGGTAATAGGCTCACATACAACTACATAAGAATTGGTGGTGTTGCAAGAGACCTGCCCGATGGTTTTATGGATAAGCTTAAAGAGTTTGTTAAGCTATTTCCAAAGAAGGTTAAGGAGTATCACACGCTCCTTACCAAAAATAGAATCTGGCTTAAAAGGACAAAGGATGTTGGTTATATTTCAAAAGAGGATGCAATCAACTACGGTATAGCTGGACCATGCACGAGGGGTAGCGGTGTTGATTGGGATCTAAGGCGCGACATGCCCTATCTTGTTTACCCTGAGCTTGATTTTGAGATCCCTGTGTATGATGAAGGTGATGTTTATGCACGCTACCTTGTGAGAATGGATGAGATGGTTCAGTCAAACAAGATACTTGAGCAGTGTATTGAGAAAATCCCAGATGGTCCAGCAATGATAGATAAGCCTGAGTATGTCTGGGAGCCCAAAGAGCGCCTTATGATGAACAATTACGCCTTAATGAAACATTTTGTAAAAGTTGTTAAGGGTATAAAGGCACCTGCTGGTGAGGTTTACTTTGGCGCTGAAAACCCCAAAGGTGAACTTGGATTCTACATCTACTCAACAGGTGAAGGTAAGCCATACAGATTAAAGATCCGCTCGCCGTCGTTTATCAATATCTCTGCTATGCCAAAGATGGTTAAGGGCGGTTTGATAGCGGATATTATCTCGGTAATCGGTAGTCTTGACTTCGTGTTTGGCGAATGCGATAGATAA
- the nuoH gene encoding NADH-quinone oxidoreductase subunit NuoH, giving the protein MEVLIAIIKLIVVVTVLSVYVMYATWYERKVIGHMQQRIGPKRVGWHGLLQPIADTIKSFWKEDVIPERADKLLFWLAPAIAATLPFAAAIAIPFGPPIHLSGGKVFYLSVFHSKVDILFILAMLGLASFGVLTAGIASGGNKYSFTGSQREAAQVVSYEAILALALLNPILMAHSLDINEIVAAQKHLWFVFYQPFAFVAFVIAMIAACARVPFDLPEAEPELVAGHMTEFSGLKMGMFFFGQYVTIFVVSALAVIMFLGGWNGPILPGFVWYWIKVLAFIFMFTWFWGTFPRYRYDQLMDIAWKALLPLMILNILWTGFALTVGLPVF; this is encoded by the coding sequence ATGGAAGTATTGATAGCAATCATTAAACTGATAGTTGTTGTGACAGTTCTTAGTGTATATGTTATGTATGCGACATGGTATGAAAGAAAGGTTATAGGTCATATGCAGCAGCGAATAGGACCAAAAAGGGTTGGCTGGCATGGATTGCTACAGCCTATCGCAGATACAATTAAATCGTTTTGGAAGGAGGATGTAATTCCAGAGCGTGCTGATAAGCTACTTTTCTGGCTTGCTCCTGCAATTGCTGCTACACTACCGTTTGCTGCTGCTATAGCAATTCCATTTGGTCCTCCGATTCACCTTTCAGGCGGAAAGGTATTTTATTTAAGCGTATTCCATTCCAAAGTCGATATACTGTTTATACTTGCGATGCTTGGGCTTGCCTCTTTTGGTGTTCTAACGGCTGGTATCGCATCAGGCGGAAACAAATATTCATTCACAGGTTCGCAAAGAGAAGCAGCGCAGGTTGTCAGTTATGAGGCAATTTTAGCTTTAGCTTTACTGAACCCGATCTTAATGGCGCATTCTCTTGATATTAACGAAATAGTAGCAGCTCAAAAGCATCTCTGGTTTGTATTCTATCAACCCTTTGCTTTTGTAGCTTTTGTTATTGCAATGATTGCTGCATGTGCAAGGGTGCCGTTTGACTTACCTGAGGCTGAGCCAGAGTTGGTTGCTGGTCATATGACAGAGTTTTCTGGTTTGAAAATGGGTATGTTTTTCTTTGGCCAGTATGTCACAATCTTCGTTGTATCTGCTCTTGCAGTAATAATGTTCTTGGGTGGCTGGAACGGACCCATACTACCGGGGTTTGTCTGGTACTGGATTAAGGTTTTAGCGTTTATATTTATGTTCACATGGTTCTGGGGCACATTCCCACGATACAGATACGACCAGTTAATGGATATCGCATGGAAGGCTCTACTACCTCTTATGATTCTAAATATACTCTGGACAGGCTTTGCTTTAACAGTAGGCTTACCGGTGTTTTAG
- a CDS encoding NuoI/complex I 23 kDa subunit family protein, with product MLFNDLRKGLSVTIKYLFTHAVTCQYPDERLEVPERGRWLHALEKFEGSEKIKCIDCGLCERVCPSKCIKITPVENDDHTKNAAEYEIDLGRCLFCGLCVEVCPELALSMTDKYELSEYDREKFVYTKEQLLKSKEG from the coding sequence ATGTTGTTTAATGATTTAAGAAAAGGTTTATCGGTTACGATAAAATATCTGTTTACACATGCAGTTACCTGTCAGTACCCCGATGAAAGGCTTGAGGTGCCCGAAAGGGGAAGATGGCTGCATGCACTTGAGAAATTTGAAGGCTCTGAAAAGATTAAGTGTATCGACTGCGGCTTGTGTGAAAGGGTTTGTCCTTCGAAATGTATAAAAATTACACCTGTTGAGAATGATGATCACACGAAAAACGCTGCCGAATATGAGATCGACTTAGGCAGGTGTTTGTTTTGCGGCTTGTGTGTTGAGGTGTGTCCTGAGCTTGCATTGAGTATGACAGATAAGTATGAGCTTTCTGAGTATGATAGGGAGAAGTTTGTTTATACAAAAGAGCAACTTCTAAAAAGTAAAGAAGGGTGA
- the nuoL gene encoding NADH-quinone oxidoreductase subunit L: MKVILLFIILTPLIGFLINGIFGKWTKPIAGVIAASALGISFLLGLFPIISVLKGHIVEYTYYTWLPFKGVAIPFGLRVDYVSAVMLFVVTFVSWMIHIYSNGYMKGDKGYARYFAYLNLFVTAMLILVLGNNYALMFVGWEGVGLASYLLIGFWYEKSSAADAGEKAFVVNRIGDAGFIIGMLFLIYHFGSLTYSNIFPRAEEVLGYGSTAATVIGLALFLGAVGKSAQFPLYIWLTDAMEGPTPVSSLIHAATMVTAGVYMVARSNAIYSLTPVAQEVVASVGAFTAFYAATMALTHKDIKRILAYSTLSQLGYMFIGVGVGAYWTGMFHLMTHAFFKGLLFLGAGAVMHSMRGLLSIDLMGNLKKYMPQTAILMVIASLAISGIPPFAGFFSKDAILASALEMGHPIIWIVGEVTAFMTAFYMFRFVFTVFYGEEKVEGLYHELHTHEAPAVMTLPMWVLGILSIIGGWVGIQYAGHIPFEWFVTHTAPTTEVAHEAHYSEALLMGISVTMGLAGIFTAWLIYIKKVITAEKIASMFRPIYTLLANTYYVDEFVYCCIVKPFWWVSTNVLWKIVDVVVIDKGMVDGSGWIAGRVGKGLRLLQTGFVSNYAYWISLGIFLLSGWYLLKIM; the protein is encoded by the coding sequence ATGAAGGTAATACTGTTATTTATCATTTTAACACCGCTGATAGGCTTTTTAATCAACGGTATATTTGGCAAATGGACAAAGCCGATTGCTGGTGTTATAGCTGCATCTGCTTTGGGAATTTCATTTTTATTGGGATTGTTTCCCATTATTTCCGTTTTAAAAGGGCATATAGTTGAATACACCTACTACACATGGTTGCCCTTTAAAGGTGTAGCGATACCCTTTGGTTTGAGAGTAGACTATGTGTCAGCTGTTATGCTGTTTGTTGTAACCTTTGTCTCCTGGATGATTCATATCTACTCAAACGGCTATATGAAGGGGGATAAGGGTTATGCAAGGTATTTTGCCTATCTCAACCTATTTGTTACTGCGATGCTGATTCTTGTTCTGGGCAACAACTACGCCTTGATGTTTGTGGGTTGGGAAGGTGTTGGTCTGGCATCCTATCTGTTGATCGGTTTCTGGTATGAGAAAAGCTCAGCTGCTGATGCAGGTGAGAAGGCATTTGTTGTAAACAGGATAGGTGATGCCGGTTTCATTATCGGTATGTTGTTTTTAATCTACCATTTCGGCAGCCTCACATATTCAAATATTTTCCCGAGAGCTGAAGAGGTTCTGGGATACGGATCAACTGCCGCGACGGTTATAGGCCTTGCACTATTTTTGGGTGCAGTTGGAAAGTCCGCTCAGTTTCCATTGTATATCTGGCTTACAGATGCAATGGAAGGTCCAACACCTGTTTCATCGTTGATTCATGCAGCAACAATGGTTACAGCAGGTGTTTACATGGTTGCAAGATCCAATGCTATATATTCACTTACACCGGTTGCTCAGGAGGTTGTGGCAAGTGTTGGTGCGTTTACAGCCTTCTATGCAGCAACAATGGCATTGACGCATAAAGATATAAAAAGGATTCTTGCATACTCCACACTATCTCAGCTTGGATACATGTTTATAGGTGTTGGTGTTGGAGCCTACTGGACAGGTATGTTCCACCTTATGACACATGCATTCTTTAAAGGCTTGCTCTTTCTTGGAGCAGGTGCAGTGATGCACTCGATGAGGGGATTGCTCTCCATAGATTTGATGGGCAATCTGAAAAAATATATGCCTCAGACTGCAATCTTGATGGTCATAGCATCACTTGCAATTTCTGGTATTCCGCCTTTTGCTGGATTTTTCTCAAAAGATGCCATTCTTGCATCAGCCCTTGAGATGGGTCATCCAATTATCTGGATTGTTGGTGAAGTGACAGCCTTTATGACAGCCTTCTATATGTTCAGATTTGTGTTTACTGTTTTCTACGGCGAGGAAAAGGTTGAGGGATTGTACCATGAATTGCATACACATGAAGCCCCAGCTGTTATGACCCTACCTATGTGGGTGCTTGGTATTCTCTCTATAATTGGCGGCTGGGTAGGTATACAGTACGCAGGCCATATTCCGTTTGAGTGGTTTGTAACACACACTGCACCCACAACAGAGGTTGCACATGAGGCTCACTACTCTGAGGCTTTGCTAATGGGTATATCTGTAACCATGGGTTTGGCAGGAATATTTACAGCCTGGCTGATATATATCAAAAAGGTCATCACTGCAGAAAAGATTGCAAGTATGTTCAGGCCAATCTATACATTGCTTGCCAATACGTACTATGTTGATGAGTTTGTATATTGCTGTATTGTTAAACCGTTCTGGTGGGTTTCAACAAATGTTTTGTGGAAGATTGTTGATGTTGTTGTGATAGATAAGGGAATGGTAGATGGCTCTGGCTGGATTGCAGGTAGAGTTGGTAAAGGTTTGAGATTGCTTCAAACCGGTTTTGTGTCAAACTATGCATACTGGATCAGTCTCGGGATCTTTCTGTTAAGTGGCTGGTACCTGCTTAAAATTATGTAG